TGGACGGCCGAGGCGCGGCTGCTGCTCGGTGACGAGGGTCGGGCCGCCGGTCGCGTGCTGGTGCGATGCGGCGGACGGCGTCGGCTGCTGCTGGAGCTCGCCGCGGACGACGACTCAGTGCGGACGACGACGCCCGCCGGCACCACCGCCACGCTCCCCGTCCTGCCCGACGCGGCGACCTGGGTCCTCCCCGACCTCGAACTGCTCCGCACCGGCACGATCGGGCCCGATCGGCTGCACCCCCTGGTCGCCGCCGCGTTGGCACCGGGCCACGTGGCCGGTGGACCGCCCCGGACCTCTGAACGGACAGGGCAGCCGCGGCTCGTGGAGTGCCGGGGCGCCCGGCACCGGATCGGTCTGGTCGACGGGGTCCTTGTCCCGCTGGACCATGACGCGGCCGAGATCAGGCGGGAGGAGCTGCTGGTCGCACTGACCGGCACCCCGCTCCCCTGTCTGCGGGCCATCGACGAGGCTCACCGTCGACCGCACTGTCTGGAGGGCGTCCGCGAGCGTCTGGTGCACGGCGACACCGCGGGTGCGCTGGCCGTCGTGGAGGAACTGCTGGGGCCCGAGGCGCTGCTGCGCACCGGCCCACTCCGCGACGAGCTGGAGGCGGCCGCGCTTCGACGGGTCACCTACGGCCTGTTCAGAGCGGGTCTGACGGGGCCGGGCCCCGCATGGTTCCGCCCGCGCCTGAACGGCCGCCACTCCCATGACCACCGCACCCACCCGCGCCACGCCACCGCACGCTGAGTTCCCCTCCCTCCGTTGTGCCCACTCCTGACCCAAAGGTGATCACCCATGCCCTCTCACACCCCTGCCCCTGCCTCCCAACTCGACGTCGCCGCCAACCTGTTGGCCCTCCTGCGCGACTCCACCACCGAACCCCGCCCCGACGACCAGTTGGAGGCCCTCACCCTGGCCGTGGCCGCCGATCTGCCCGTTCTGCTGTGGGGCGAGCCGGGCATCGGCAAGACGGCGGCGCTGACACAGCTCGCCGCCGCCCTGGACCTGCCGCTGACCACGGTGATCGCCAGCGTGCACGAACCGTCCGACTTCTCGGGGCTGCCCGTGGTCGGGGACGATCCCGCGACCCAGGGCGTGCCGATGGCCCCGCCGGACTGGGCGGTCCGGCTGGTGCGGGCCGGACGGGGATTGCTGTTCCTGGACGAGCTGTCCACCGCGCCGCCCGCCGTGCAGGCCGCGCTGCTGCGTCTGGTGCTGGAGCGGCGGATCGGCGCGCTCCGGCTGCCGCCGGGCGTGCGGATCGTGGCGGCCGCCAACCCCCGTTCCTCGGCGGCCGACGGCTGGGAGCTGAGCCCGCCGCTGGCCAACCGGTTCGTCCATCTCCAGTGGACCCACGACCACGAGGTCGTCGTACGCGGACTCGGCGGGACCTGGCCCCGGGCGACCCTGCCACCGCTGGACCCGCACAAACTCCCGGAGGCCGTGGACTTCGCCCGTCGCGCGGTGTGCGGGCTGCTCGCCGCGCGGCCCACCCTCGTGCACCGGCTGCCCACCGGGGAGACCCGGCGGGGCGGGCCCTGGCCGTCGCCCCGGAGCTGGGACATGACGCTGTCCCTGATCGCCTTCGCGACCGCGGCCGGCTCCTCGCGGGACGTGCTCTCCTCGCTGGTCCGGGGCACTGTCGGCGACGGCCCCGGGCTGGAACTGCTGGCGAGCCTGGACCGGCTCGACCTCCCCGACCCCGAGGAGGTGCTCGCCGATCCGGCGGGGGCGGTCCTGCCCGAGCGGGGAGACCTGCGGCAGGCCGTGCTCGACGGTGTGGTGGCGGCCGTACGCGCCCGTCCGGACCGGACCCGCTGGGACGCGGCCTGGGCGGTGCTGGTCAGGGCGCTTGAGACCGGGGCCCCGGACCTGGTGGTCGTGCCCGCGACCACACTCGCCTCGCTGCGCCAGGAGGACTGGGACCTGCCGGCGGCGATCGACAGGTTCGCCGGGACGGTGGCGCTGTCCCGGCGGGCGGACCGGGCGGCGCTCGCCGCCGAGGCCCGCCGTTGAGTACGGACACCCGCGAGAGGGCGGGCTCCTTGGACCGGGACAAACTCTTCGCTGCCCGCCTTCATGCCGCCCGGGTCCGCCCCTACCTGGCCACCGCGCTCTTCGCCCTGCACACCGTCGAGTCGAAGCGGGTGCCGACGATGGCCGTCGACCGGCACTGGCGCTGCTATGTCTCGCCGGCGTTCGTGGACCGGATGCCGGTGGAGGAGCTGGCGGGCGTGTGGGTGCACGAGGTGTCGCATCTGCTGCGCGACCATCACGGGCGCGGTGACCGGGTCGCCCGGGAGCGCGGGCTGACCGGGGTGGGAGACCGGCTGCGGATGAACATCGCCGCCGACTGCGAGATCAACGACGACGTGTACGGCGACGGGCTGGTCCAACCCCGGGATGCCGTTCTCCCGTATCGCCTGCGGCTGGACGCGGGTCGACTGATGGAGGAGTACCTGAAGGACATCAGCCTCGGGCCGCTCACGCTGGACCTGTCCTGGCTGGACTGCGGCAGCGGCGCCGACGGTCTGGAGCGCGAGTGGGACCTGGGCCCCGACGGCGCGGACGGGCTGAGCGAGCAGGAGCGGGACGCGGTCCGCTTCCGGGTGGCGCAGGGCATCAACGCGCACCCCGGCCGCGCCCCGAAGGGCTGGCGGCGCTGGGCGGAGGAGGCGTTCCATCCGCCGCAGCCGTGGCGGGACCTGCTGGGCGCGGCGATGCGCTCGGCGGTCTCCGGGGCCGGCGCGGGCGACGACTACAGCTACGGCCGTCCGTCGCGGCGCTCGGCGGGCGTGCCCGGCGCGGTGCTGCCGAGCCTGCGGCGCCGGCCACCCCGGGTCTGCGTGATCATCGACACCTCCGGCTCGGTCAGCGACGACGAACTGGGCAGCGCGCTCCTGGAGGTCGCCGCGATCGCCCGTGCCGTGGGCGGCCGTCGTGACCTGGTCCAGGTGCTGTCGTGCGACGCGGCGGCGGGGGTCGCGCGTTCGCTGTGCCGCGCCGAGGGCATCCCGCTGGTCGGCGGCGGGGGGACGGATCTGCGCACCGGCTTCGACAGGGCGCTGCGCTCGCGGCCCCGGCCGGACGTCGTCGTGGCCCTCACCGACGGCCAGACGCCCTGGCCCGCTGCGCGGCCATCCTGCCGTACGGTGATCGGGCTGTTCCCCCGCGAGGGAGTGAGCGAGGCGCGGCGCGAGAACAATCCCGAGTACGTGCCGAAGTCACCGCCCGCATGGGCCCGGGTGGTGGAGATCGGCGCACCAGGCCGCGGACAGGGCGGCTGATCCCAGGTCGGCCACGGGGTGGACGTGGAGGTGGTCGGCCACGAGATCATGGGGGCCTGCGATGTCCGGAGCACTTTGCGCGCCTGGGCGGGAGGAGCGTCATGACCAATGTCGACGTGCACCAGCATCTGTGGAGCCCCTCGCTGGTGACGGCCTTGAGGTCGCGCCGCGAACCGCCGTATCTCGACGGCTGGACCCTGTATCTGGACGGTGAGCCGCCCTACGACCTTCCTCCCGCCGACCACGACGTGAGCCTGCGCGCGGAACTCGCCGCCGCCGACGGCCTCGGCCTGGCGCTCGTCTCGCTGTCCGCGCCGATCGGTGTGGAGTGGCTGCCCGCGGCCGAGGCACGGCCCCTGCTGGACGCCTATCACGAGGGGGCGGCCGCGCTTCCCCGGCCGTTCGGGGCGTGGGCCGCCGCCGGTGTGCGGGACATCGATGCCAAGGCGACGGCACAGGCCCTCGACCAGGGGTTCGTCGGTCTGCAGCTGCCCGCGAACGCCCTTGCGGACGCGGCCGGTTACGCCCGGTGCGCCCCGCTGCTGGATCTGCTGGAGGAGCGCGGCCTGCCGCTGTTCGTCCACCCGGGACCGGCGGCGGGCGGTTTTGAGGGGCCCGGCTGGTGGCCCGCGATGGTCCCCTACGTCCAGCAGATGCACGCCGCCTGGTTCGCGTTCCGTGCCCACGGCCGGCCCCGCCACCCCCGCCTTCGGGTGTGCTTCGCCCTGCTCGCCGGACTCGCCCCGCTGCACGGGGAGCGGTTCGCCGCCCGCGGGGGCGGCGTGAGCACACAGGCGGACCCGTTGGTCTTCGTGGAGACGTCCTCGTACGGGCCCCGGGCGGTCGAGTCCGTTGTCCGGGCTCTCGGTGTGGACTCCGTGGTCCAGGGTTCGGACCGGCCGTACGCGGAGCCGCCGCAGCATCCCGGGCACGGTCTGGGCGGAGCGGCGGCGTACGCGTTCCGCATCGCCAACCCACGGCGGCTGCTCACCGAGGCCCCGGACCAGGGACAAGTCAATTAATGGCAACGATTTTCATATAACAGCCACCAGACCTGTTTACGACAATCATTTCCATCTAGCGTGAGGGGGCAATCAGAACCGCGCTTGGAGGAACCATGCTCACGTCCCCGTCCCGCCGTCTGGCGCTGCTCGCCGGCGCCTCCGTCGCCCTGCTGGCAGGGTGCGGCAGTTCCACGGACTCCGGGAGCGACGGGAGCGCGTCCGCGGCCCCGGCCGCGGCGTCCAAGGTCGCCGTCGTCGCCTCCACGAACGTGTACGGCGACATCGTCTCGCGCATAGGCGGCGACAGGGTCTCCGTCACCTCGGTCATCAGCGACCCCGACCAGGACCCGCACTCCTACGAGGCCAGCACCCAGAACCAGTTGGCCCTGTCGAAGGCGAAGGTCGTCGTCGAGAACGGCGGCGGCTACGACGACTTCGTGGACCGGATGCTGAAGAGCGGCGGCAACTCCTCCGCCGAGGTGATCAACGCGGTGCAGGTCTCCGGTCACACCGCGCCCAAGGGGGGCGAGCTCAACGAGCACGTCTGGTACGACTTCCCCACCGTCGCGAAGATCACCGACCGCATCGCCGCCGCCCTCGGCAAGGCCGACCCCGCGAACGCCGCCGTCTACACCAAGAACGCCGCCGCCTTCAAGGCGGAACTGAAGCCGCTGGAGGCGAAGGAGGCGCAGATCAAGAAGGAGCACGGCGGATCGGCGATCGCCATCACCGAGCCCGTGCCGCTGTACATGACCGGGGCGAGCGGCCTGGTCGACAGGACGCCCGCGGAGTTCAGCGAGGCCATCGAGGAGGGCACGGACGTCTCCCCGAAGGTCCTTCAGGAAGCGCTCGCCCTCTTCACCGACAAGCAGGTCAAGGCGCTGGTGTACAACGCGCAGACCTCGGGACCGCAGACCGAGAAGTCCGAGCAGGCGGCCAGGGCGGCGGGCATCCCGGTGGTTCCGCTGACGGAGACCCTGCCGAGCGGCAAGAACTACCTCGCCTGGATGACCGGCAACGTCGACGCGCTCGCGAACGCCCTGGCCAAGTGAGCCCGATATCCCCACCGGTGATCAGCCTGCGCGGCGCCGCACTGTCGTACGGCGCCCGCACGGTCTGGCACGGTCTCGAACTCGACGTCCGGCCAGGGGAGTTCCTCGCGGTGCTGGGTCCGAACGGAGCCGGCAAGACCAGCTTCGTACGGGCCCTGCTGGGCCGACAGCCGCTGTCCGCCGGGGAGTTGACGGTCCTCGGCCGCGCTCCCCGCGAAGCGGCCCGGCACATCGGGTACGTCCCGCAGCAGGCGGCACTGTCGGCGCAGGCGATGCTCCGCGCCCGCGACCTTGTGCGGTTCGGCATCGACGGGCACCGCTTCGGGCCACGGATGCGAACGGCCGCCGTACGCAGGCGCGTCGACGAGATCCTCACGTCCGTGGGCGCCTCGGCCTACGCCGACGTGCCCGTCGGCCTGCTCTCCGGCGGCGAGCGTCAGCGCGTCCGGATCGGACAGGCCCTCGCGACCGACCCCCGGATCCTGTTGTGCGACGAGCCATTGCTCTCCCTGGACCTCCATCACCAGCGCGCCGTCACCGAGTTGGTGGACGCCCGCCGACGCACCCACGGCACGGCGGTCGTGTTCGTGACCCACGAGATCAACCCGGTGCTCGACCTGGTGGACCGGGTCCTCTATCTGGCACCCGGCGCCCACCGCGTGGGCACCCCCGACGAGGTCCTCACCTCCGAGTCCCTGTCCCGGCTGTACGGCACCCGGGTCGACGTCGTCCACGTGCACGGCCGGGTCGTGGTGGTCGGCGCCCTGGACGAGCACGCGCACCACGTGCCCGAGGAGGTCCACCCATGACCGTCTGGCACGAGCTGTTCAACTTCGAGGACTACGGCGAACTCCTCGCCCTGGTCCGCAACTCCCTCATCGTCGGCGCGGCCCTCGGGCTGGTCGGCGGCCTCGCCGGGGTCTTCGTCGCGATGCGCGACCTGCCGTTCGCGGTCCACAGCATCAGCGAGCTGTCGTTCGCGGGCGCCTCCGGAGCACTGCTACTGGGCCTGAACATCGTGGCGGGCTCGATCACCGGATCGCTCCTGGCAGCCGGGGCGATCGGTGTGCTCGGCAGCCGCGCGCGCGACCGCAACTCGGTGATCGGCATTCTCATGCCGTTCGGACTGGGTCTCGGGGTGCTCTTCCTCGCCCTCTACAAGGGCCGCGCGGCGAACAAGTTCGGTCTGCTCACCGGCCAGATCGTCGCCGTGGACACCCCTCAGACGACCTGGTTGCTCATCACCTCCGCGGTGGTCCTGATCGCCCTCGCGGTGATGTGGCGCCCGCTCACCTTCGCCAGCGCCGACCCCGACGTCGCCGAGGCCCGCGGGGTCCCGGTGCGCGGACTCTCCTTCGCGTTCATGATCGTGCTGGGCCTCGCGGTGGCCCTGTCGGTCCAGGTCGTGGGCGCCCTGCTGGTCCTGTCCCTGCTGATCACCCCCGCCGCGGCCGCCGCCCGCGTCACCTCGTCGCCGGTCCTGCTCCCCCTGCTCAGCGTGGGCTTCGCCCTGGTGTCGATCGAGGGCGGCATCCTGCTCGCCCTGGGCAGCAGCATCCCCATCAGCCCCTACGTCACGACGATCTCGTTCGCCCTCTACGTCGGCTGCGGCGCGGTCGGCAGATACCGGGCCCGTCGCCGGGGTGCCCTGCGAACGGCGGTTCCGGTGCCCGCCTGAACCGGGCTCAACCGTCGCGCTCCCGGACCGCGCGCGGTGACGCGCCCAGCTCCTTGCGGCAGGTCTTGTTGAACGCCTGGAGGTCGGGGATCCCGACGGTCGCCGCGATCGCCGGGATCGCCAGCGTCGAGGCGATGAGCAGATGCCGGGCGCGTTCCATGCGGCGGCGCCGGATGTGGGCGACGACCGTGTGCCCGGTGTCCTCGCGGAACAGCCGGGTGAGGTGCGTGTGCGAGACCCCGGCGACCCGGGCGATGCCGGGCACGGTCAGGGGGCCGGCCAGATGCTCCTCGATGTACGCGACGGCCGTGCGCAGCGCGGGGTGCCGGGAACCGGGGCGGCTCTCGGTGGCGCCGGTGAGGCCGGTCGTGCGCCACAGCACCGTCCACAGCTCGGCGGCGGCCCGGACCGGGGACTGGGCGCTCGCCGCGAGCGTCTGGCGCAGCAGCCCGCGCAGGACGACCGCGTCCGCGCCGGCGTCCTGCATCACCGGGACCCGGCGCCGCTCGCCGTCGCCCGGCAGCCGGAAGTGGGCGTACAGGTGCTCGCAGCGCGTGGCGTCGTAGTGGAAGTGCACCTCGGTGTCGGGCGGGACCAGGCTCAGGTACCCGGGGCGGATCGGGTGCCGGGAGCCGCCGAGTTCGAGGGTGCCGGAGTAGCCGTAGAGATGGAGCTGCCACAGCCGTGGCAGCCGGAACACATCGTGCGGGCCTGCGGAGCCGTGCACGCCGACGCCCGCGTTCTCCACGTGGGGCGGCTGGTCGAGGGCCAGGTCGACATGGCGGGTCATGGTGGAAAATTACCAGTGGTCGCCGATTACGGCCCACGACTTCCGGGTCGGCAGTTCCTACGGTTGTCGCATGTCAACCACACGACAGCTGTTGAGCTCCGCACAGGTGGCGCGGTTCGTGGCCCACGGATTCCTGCACCTGGACGGCATCGTGCCCCCGGAGATGAACGAGGAGGCGCTCGAAGTCTTCGCCGCCGGACTGCACGCCGTGCCGTACGGCACTCCCGTGCCGAAGGCCTTCGCCGAGGGTTCCTTCGCCCGCCGACTCCTCGAACTGCCCGCCGTGGCAGGCGCGCTGGAGAGTCTGGTGGGTCCGGATCCGGCCGTCGACCACCATTTCGTGCACACCCGTGAACCGCGTGAGGGCAGCGCGCAGCCGCTGCACGCCGACGCCCTCATCGATCTGCGGCAGGACGCGTTCGACGTCCAGCTCATGTACTACCCGCAGGAGGTCACCGCCGAGATGGGCGGCACCCTCATCGTCCCCGGCAGCCATCTGCGCCGCGTCAACGAGTCCGACACCGGCCGCTACCAGAACCTGCTCGGCCAGACCCGGCTGACCTGCCCCGCCGGCACGGTCGTCCTGCTGCACCACGGCATCTGGCACGGCGGACGACGCAACGACAGCGACACCGTGCGCCACATGTACAAGATCCGCTTCAACCCGAGCGTGCCTCAGGTACGGCTGTGGGACACGGCGGACCTGGACACTCCGGCCGTCCGCGAGGAGCTGGCACACGGTTTCCCCTGGTACGAGCAGGCCACCGGGCGCCTGGAGATCCTCAACCGGATCAAGCTGTGGCGTTCCCTGTCCGGCGACCCCGGCTTCGACATCGACCACTGGGCCACCCGCATCGCCAACCGGCCCGCCGCGGCACAGAGGAGCAAGGCGTGAACCTTTCCAGCACCGTGCGCCAGCAGGTTCTCGTCCTCTATCTGCACACCTCCGCGCTCGACTCCCGGGTCGTCGGCTGGGCCCGCTACGACGGTACC
This is a stretch of genomic DNA from Streptomyces sp. NBC_00285. It encodes these proteins:
- a CDS encoding MoxR family ATPase gives rise to the protein MPSHTPAPASQLDVAANLLALLRDSTTEPRPDDQLEALTLAVAADLPVLLWGEPGIGKTAALTQLAAALDLPLTTVIASVHEPSDFSGLPVVGDDPATQGVPMAPPDWAVRLVRAGRGLLFLDELSTAPPAVQAALLRLVLERRIGALRLPPGVRIVAAANPRSSAADGWELSPPLANRFVHLQWTHDHEVVVRGLGGTWPRATLPPLDPHKLPEAVDFARRAVCGLLAARPTLVHRLPTGETRRGGPWPSPRSWDMTLSLIAFATAAGSSRDVLSSLVRGTVGDGPGLELLASLDRLDLPDPEEVLADPAGAVLPERGDLRQAVLDGVVAAVRARPDRTRWDAAWAVLVRALETGAPDLVVVPATTLASLRQEDWDLPAAIDRFAGTVALSRRADRAALAAEARR
- a CDS encoding vWA domain-containing protein, translated to MSTDTRERAGSLDRDKLFAARLHAARVRPYLATALFALHTVESKRVPTMAVDRHWRCYVSPAFVDRMPVEELAGVWVHEVSHLLRDHHGRGDRVARERGLTGVGDRLRMNIAADCEINDDVYGDGLVQPRDAVLPYRLRLDAGRLMEEYLKDISLGPLTLDLSWLDCGSGADGLEREWDLGPDGADGLSEQERDAVRFRVAQGINAHPGRAPKGWRRWAEEAFHPPQPWRDLLGAAMRSAVSGAGAGDDYSYGRPSRRSAGVPGAVLPSLRRRPPRVCVIIDTSGSVSDDELGSALLEVAAIARAVGGRRDLVQVLSCDAAAGVARSLCRAEGIPLVGGGGTDLRTGFDRALRSRPRPDVVVALTDGQTPWPAARPSCRTVIGLFPREGVSEARRENNPEYVPKSPPAWARVVEIGAPGRGQGG
- a CDS encoding amidohydrolase family protein, whose translation is MTNVDVHQHLWSPSLVTALRSRREPPYLDGWTLYLDGEPPYDLPPADHDVSLRAELAAADGLGLALVSLSAPIGVEWLPAAEARPLLDAYHEGAAALPRPFGAWAAAGVRDIDAKATAQALDQGFVGLQLPANALADAAGYARCAPLLDLLEERGLPLFVHPGPAAGGFEGPGWWPAMVPYVQQMHAAWFAFRAHGRPRHPRLRVCFALLAGLAPLHGERFAARGGGVSTQADPLVFVETSSYGPRAVESVVRALGVDSVVQGSDRPYAEPPQHPGHGLGGAAAYAFRIANPRRLLTEAPDQGQVN
- a CDS encoding metal ABC transporter solute-binding protein, Zn/Mn family, which encodes MLTSPSRRLALLAGASVALLAGCGSSTDSGSDGSASAAPAAASKVAVVASTNVYGDIVSRIGGDRVSVTSVISDPDQDPHSYEASTQNQLALSKAKVVVENGGGYDDFVDRMLKSGGNSSAEVINAVQVSGHTAPKGGELNEHVWYDFPTVAKITDRIAAALGKADPANAAVYTKNAAAFKAELKPLEAKEAQIKKEHGGSAIAITEPVPLYMTGASGLVDRTPAEFSEAIEEGTDVSPKVLQEALALFTDKQVKALVYNAQTSGPQTEKSEQAARAAGIPVVPLTETLPSGKNYLAWMTGNVDALANALAK
- a CDS encoding metal ABC transporter ATP-binding protein; its protein translation is MSPISPPVISLRGAALSYGARTVWHGLELDVRPGEFLAVLGPNGAGKTSFVRALLGRQPLSAGELTVLGRAPREAARHIGYVPQQAALSAQAMLRARDLVRFGIDGHRFGPRMRTAAVRRRVDEILTSVGASAYADVPVGLLSGGERQRVRIGQALATDPRILLCDEPLLSLDLHHQRAVTELVDARRRTHGTAVVFVTHEINPVLDLVDRVLYLAPGAHRVGTPDEVLTSESLSRLYGTRVDVVHVHGRVVVVGALDEHAHHVPEEVHP
- a CDS encoding metal ABC transporter permease, producing MTVWHELFNFEDYGELLALVRNSLIVGAALGLVGGLAGVFVAMRDLPFAVHSISELSFAGASGALLLGLNIVAGSITGSLLAAGAIGVLGSRARDRNSVIGILMPFGLGLGVLFLALYKGRAANKFGLLTGQIVAVDTPQTTWLLITSAVVLIALAVMWRPLTFASADPDVAEARGVPVRGLSFAFMIVLGLAVALSVQVVGALLVLSLLITPAAAAARVTSSPVLLPLLSVGFALVSIEGGILLALGSSIPISPYVTTISFALYVGCGAVGRYRARRRGALRTAVPVPA
- a CDS encoding AraC family transcriptional regulator, whose amino-acid sequence is MTRHVDLALDQPPHVENAGVGVHGSAGPHDVFRLPRLWQLHLYGYSGTLELGGSRHPIRPGYLSLVPPDTEVHFHYDATRCEHLYAHFRLPGDGERRRVPVMQDAGADAVVLRGLLRQTLAASAQSPVRAAAELWTVLWRTTGLTGATESRPGSRHPALRTAVAYIEEHLAGPLTVPGIARVAGVSHTHLTRLFREDTGHTVVAHIRRRRMERARHLLIASTLAIPAIAATVGIPDLQAFNKTCRKELGASPRAVRERDG
- a CDS encoding phytanoyl-CoA dioxygenase family protein encodes the protein MSTTRQLLSSAQVARFVAHGFLHLDGIVPPEMNEEALEVFAAGLHAVPYGTPVPKAFAEGSFARRLLELPAVAGALESLVGPDPAVDHHFVHTREPREGSAQPLHADALIDLRQDAFDVQLMYYPQEVTAEMGGTLIVPGSHLRRVNESDTGRYQNLLGQTRLTCPAGTVVLLHHGIWHGGRRNDSDTVRHMYKIRFNPSVPQVRLWDTADLDTPAVREELAHGFPWYEQATGRLEILNRIKLWRSLSGDPGFDIDHWATRIANRPAAAQRSKA